Genomic segment of Pseudomonadales bacterium:
CCAGATTCACTGCGTGCTAAAACCTCAGGCGACGAGCCAACAATATGCATATCGTCTAAATTTAATAAATACATATACGGCGATGGATTTAAGCTGCGCAACGCGCGATACAAACTGAGCGGATCATGCTCAAATGCAATGCTCAGCCGTTGTGCAATTACTACCTGCATCACATCCCCATCAAGCACATACTGCTTGATGGTTTCTACAGCCTGCTGGAAATCTTGCTGTTGAAAGCCGGAGCGAAAATCTTGCTCATCCGAGCTATCGTGATCAACACTGAGGTGAATAGTATCAAGCTGCACAGGCGAATGACGCAATTCTTCTGACAACTCATCCAGTCGGCGCAAAGCGCGCGCGTATGCATCGGGCTCTTGACTATTAGCCATCACCACCAAGGTCAAAGTACCTGCAAGATTATCAAACACCACCACTTCGGTTGAATGCATCAACACGATATCCGGGCAGTCTAATTCATCCCTCGGCACCGATGCTTGCAGACGAGTTTCTACATATCGCACGGTATCATAGGCAAAATACCCCACTAAGCCACCCTGAAAGCTGGGCAGCTGATCAAATTCAGCAACCTTGTAGCTTGCGCGATATTGATCGACAAACTGCAATGGATCGGCCACCTCAAACTGTTCCAGTAATGTACCCTGTTGCTCAATGCTTACCTGCTTGGCCCGAATTTTAATGACTTTCTCGCAGGCCAAACCAATCATTGAGTATCGCGCCCATTTCTCACCACCCTGCACTGACTCGAATAAATAGCTGTAAGGTTTATGAGCTAATTTTGCATACACCGACACAGGCGTATCGACGTCTGCCATTAATTGGCGCGTAATAGGAATAAGATTAAAGCCTTGATCGCAAAGCTGTTGATAACTAGCTTCATCAATGGGCTGGGCAGGA
This window contains:
- a CDS encoding anthranilate synthase component I; protein product: MDEASYQQLCDQGFNLIPITRQLMADVDTPVSVYAKLAHKPYSYLFESVQGGEKWARYSMIGLACEKVIKIRAKQVSIEQQGTLLEQFEVADPLQFVDQYRASYKVAEFDQLPSFQGGLVGYFAYDTVRYVETRLQASVPRDELDCPDIVLMHSTEVVVFDNLAGTLTLVVMANSQEPDAYARALRRLDELSEELRHSPVQLDTIHLSVDHDSSDEQDFRSGFQQQDFQQAVETIKQYVLDGDVMQVVIAQRLSIAFEHDPLSLYRALRSLNPSPYMYLLNLDDMHIVGSSPEVLARSESGTVSVRPIAGTRKRGKTPAQDLAMEQELLADPKEIAEHLMLIDLGRNDVGRIAQTGTVAVTDQMVIERYSHVMHIVSNVEAQLADQLSAIDVLKATLPAGTLSGAPKVRAMEIIDELEPVKRGVYGGAVGYLSWQGNLDTAIAIRTAVIKDKQLHVQAGAGVVADSVPELEWKETMNKARAIFKAVAMVQQHDNHDGEV